The proteins below are encoded in one region of Elusimicrobiota bacterium:
- the lexA_1 gene encoding LexA repressor, giving the protein MELNLTHKQTAIYRFIQEYIEENHRPPSLREIGDHLDLSVGTVQDQVEAIRRKGFLTKDPTKARGLRLPITAQQVPILGRVHAGPLHAAIENVEGYLPVGAQFSPSKHFALKVRGDSMIEAGILEGDMVIVRVQATAENGDIVVARVEDEATVKRLRRRGERTILEPANPAYTPLEGPFSLLGVVVEVRRQYKK; this is encoded by the coding sequence ATGGAATTGAATCTCACGCACAAACAAACAGCTATCTATCGATTTATTCAGGAATACATTGAGGAGAACCATCGTCCGCCCAGTTTGCGGGAGATTGGGGACCATTTGGATTTATCCGTGGGGACGGTGCAAGACCAAGTAGAGGCCATCCGCCGCAAAGGATTTTTGACCAAAGATCCCACCAAGGCCCGGGGGCTTCGTTTGCCGATCACGGCCCAACAAGTGCCCATCTTGGGACGTGTTCACGCGGGGCCGCTCCATGCCGCTATTGAAAATGTGGAAGGCTACTTGCCGGTGGGGGCGCAATTTTCACCTTCCAAACATTTCGCGCTTAAGGTGCGAGGAGACTCCATGATTGAAGCCGGTATCTTGGAGGGGGACATGGTGATTGTGCGTGTTCAAGCCACCGCTGAGAATGGCGATATTGTGGTGGCGCGGGTGGAGGATGAGGCCACCGTTAAACGGTTACGAAGGCGCGGCGAACGTACAATTTTGGAGCCCGCCAATCCCGCTTATACGCCTCTTGAAGGCCCGTTTTCATTGTTGGGTGTTGTCGTGGAAGTGCGGAGGCAGTACAAAAAATAA
- the groL_2 gene encoding 60 kDa chaperonin, which translates to MAKQIKYGDEARKALQAGVDKLANAVKATLGPKGRYVVLDKKFGSPSVTNDGVTVAKDIELEDPFENMGAQLIREVSSKTNDVAGDGTTTACVLAQSIVQEGIRNITAGANGTQIKHGIDKAVEAVVTQLKKVSKTVNIDKEKEKAKAEIRQIATVSANDQEIGELIAEAILKVGKDGVITVEEGKSAQTTMEVVEGMQFDRGHISPYFVTDAERMEGVLENPYIILTDKKVSAMSELLPLLEKILQTGRPFLLIAEDVEGEALATLVVNKLQGRLRCVAVKAPGFGDRRKEMLEDIAVLTGGTVISEEKGLKLDKADLASLGAAKRVTVDKENTTIVDGEGKKKDIEARIAQIRKQIEDTTSDYDREKLQERLAKLKGGVAVINVGAATETEMKTKKFKVEDAMHATRAGVEEGIVPGGGTALLRAAAVLNTLKSEDIDQQSGINIVKRALEAPVKQIAENAGVDGAVVVAKILEGKNAATFGFNAATGQFEDLVEAGIVDPTKVVRSALQNAASVASLLLTSEVLVTDLPEKKNAAPAGMPPGMGGGDF; encoded by the coding sequence ATGGCAAAACAAATTAAATATGGAGATGAAGCCCGCAAGGCGCTTCAAGCTGGCGTTGACAAATTGGCCAATGCCGTTAAAGCCACTCTCGGTCCCAAAGGCCGTTACGTGGTATTGGATAAGAAATTCGGTTCACCCTCTGTCACCAATGATGGCGTGACCGTCGCGAAAGATATTGAGCTCGAAGACCCGTTTGAAAACATGGGCGCTCAGCTGATTCGCGAAGTGTCCTCCAAAACCAACGACGTGGCCGGAGATGGAACCACCACGGCCTGCGTGTTGGCCCAGTCGATTGTTCAAGAAGGAATTCGCAACATCACCGCTGGCGCAAACGGAACTCAAATTAAACACGGTATCGACAAAGCGGTTGAAGCAGTGGTCACTCAACTCAAGAAAGTGTCCAAAACCGTAAATATCGATAAGGAAAAAGAGAAGGCCAAAGCGGAAATTCGGCAAATTGCCACAGTATCCGCCAATGATCAAGAAATCGGCGAACTGATTGCTGAAGCCATTCTCAAAGTCGGAAAAGACGGTGTGATTACCGTTGAAGAAGGGAAATCAGCCCAAACCACCATGGAAGTTGTGGAAGGAATGCAGTTTGACCGGGGGCACATTTCTCCTTATTTCGTGACCGATGCGGAGAGAATGGAAGGGGTTCTCGAAAACCCATATATCATCCTCACCGATAAAAAAGTTTCAGCGATGAGCGAACTGTTGCCCTTGTTGGAGAAAATTCTCCAAACCGGCCGCCCTTTCCTCTTAATAGCTGAGGACGTGGAAGGTGAAGCCTTGGCCACTCTCGTGGTCAATAAACTTCAGGGTCGTTTGCGCTGCGTGGCAGTGAAAGCTCCTGGATTTGGCGATCGCCGTAAAGAGATGCTTGAAGACATCGCTGTTCTTACGGGTGGAACTGTTATCTCTGAAGAGAAAGGGCTCAAGCTTGATAAAGCGGACCTCGCTTCTCTTGGAGCGGCCAAACGCGTCACCGTGGACAAAGAAAATACCACCATTGTTGATGGAGAAGGCAAGAAAAAAGACATTGAAGCGCGTATCGCTCAAATCCGTAAACAAATTGAAGACACCACGTCTGACTATGATCGTGAGAAGCTTCAAGAGCGTCTTGCCAAGCTGAAAGGCGGCGTTGCCGTGATCAATGTTGGCGCGGCCACAGAAACCGAAATGAAAACCAAGAAATTCAAAGTGGAAGATGCCATGCATGCCACTCGCGCGGGTGTCGAAGAAGGTATTGTTCCTGGCGGAGGAACCGCTCTTTTGAGAGCCGCCGCCGTTCTTAACACATTAAAAAGTGAGGACATTGACCAACAGTCCGGTATCAACATTGTTAAACGGGCTCTCGAAGCGCCGGTCAAACAAATCGCCGAAAACGCGGGTGTTGATGGAGCCGTTGTGGTGGCCAAAATCCTTGAAGGGAAAAACGCAGCCACGTTTGGGTTCAATGCGGCGACGGGTCAATTCGAAGACCTCGTTGAAGCCGGTATCGTGGACCCCACCAAGGTGGTTCGCTCGGCTCTGCAAAATGCGGCGTCCGTGGCCAGTTTGCTCCTCACCTCTGAGGTGCTTGTGACTGACTTGCCGGAGAAGAAGAATGCCGCACCTGCAGGAATGCCTCCAGGAATGGGCGGAGGGGACTTCTAA
- the dgcJ gene encoding putative diguanylate cyclase DgcJ: protein MVMSGFWSGFFQKKDSTSPIQRRTVVVSQEGPVDQSLRDAVTGLYNRKHLLHRLTANMARCLRSKEKMAVILWDIDGFVDFNNRFGQAEGNLFLKKVSDSIRRSIRSYDEAFRSGPDEFCAILIPADEKKAHEVTERVRRAVSKDLFQGEAEYANHEFSISAGCIFPSGENPLAESILYEVGQSLYQNRIKKTSSKQSV, encoded by the coding sequence ATGGTCATGAGCGGTTTCTGGTCCGGTTTCTTTCAAAAAAAAGACTCAACGTCCCCCATTCAACGACGAACGGTTGTTGTTTCTCAAGAAGGACCTGTTGATCAATCCCTGCGAGATGCTGTTACCGGTCTTTACAACCGAAAACACTTACTTCACCGACTCACCGCAAACATGGCGCGATGCCTTCGCTCCAAGGAAAAAATGGCGGTCATTCTTTGGGATATTGACGGCTTTGTTGACTTCAATAACCGGTTTGGACAAGCAGAAGGCAATCTATTTTTGAAAAAAGTGTCGGATTCCATCCGTCGTTCCATCCGCTCTTATGACGAAGCATTTCGTTCAGGTCCAGATGAATTTTGCGCTATTTTGATTCCGGCGGACGAAAAAAAGGCCCACGAGGTAACCGAGCGGGTTCGCCGTGCTGTTTCTAAAGATTTGTTTCAAGGAGAGGCGGAGTACGCCAATCATGAGTTCTCGATATCAGCAGGCTGTATTTTTCCATCAGGAGAAAACCCCTTGGCCGAATCGATCCTCTATGAAGTGGGACAGTCGCTCTATCAAAACCGAATAAAGAAAACTTCATCCAAACAGAGCGTTTGA
- the rcsC_4 gene encoding Sensor histidine kinase RcsC, translating to MSKKLRENLLKISEMAQKAEVLVSTIRYYTDIGLIKAAMTTEGGHRLYEELPTMERLNKIKKMVAKGMTLPEIQTHIEEEVTTKKILVVDDEPEIVDFIRELMVDAVPHQFETASDGFTAGHMIHNFAPDIVILDLLLPGVDGFQVCRMIREDPETKNTKILAVTGYDSAEIRNKIIESGADDYLGKPLDYAQTLDKICKLLGVKPNKPLKK from the coding sequence ATGTCCAAAAAGTTGCGAGAAAACCTACTGAAGATAAGCGAAATGGCCCAAAAAGCTGAAGTTCTCGTATCAACGATCCGATACTACACGGACATTGGGCTGATCAAAGCCGCCATGACCACGGAAGGCGGCCATCGACTTTATGAAGAACTGCCCACCATGGAGCGACTTAATAAAATAAAGAAAATGGTGGCCAAGGGCATGACCCTCCCAGAGATTCAAACGCACATAGAGGAGGAAGTCACCACCAAAAAAATATTGGTGGTGGACGACGAGCCGGAAATTGTCGATTTTATCCGAGAACTGATGGTGGACGCGGTTCCTCATCAGTTTGAGACCGCTTCCGATGGGTTCACTGCTGGCCATATGATTCATAACTTTGCCCCCGATATTGTTATCTTGGACCTCTTGTTGCCAGGGGTGGATGGGTTTCAGGTATGTCGAATGATCCGGGAGGACCCTGAAACAAAGAACACAAAAATTTTAGCTGTGACGGGGTATGATTCTGCTGAAATAAGAAATAAGATTATCGAGTCCGGCGCGGATGACTATTTGGGGAAACCCCTCGATTATGCTCAGACGTTGGACAAAATATGCAAACTTCTCGGAGTCAAACCCAACAAACCACTCAAAAAGTAA
- the sadH gene encoding putative oxidoreductase SadH, which translates to MNFEGKVVIVTGASSGIGYELALQLAQKKAKVVLVARRENLLDSLAQKIRQEGGVALPIAMDVSRRFQVEMMVQRTVSEMGRLDVLINNAGISPAKGTLLENSEEDVRRTMDVNFMGGLYGVWASAPHIEKSGGGQIVFVSSIVGKRGIPFNAAYCASKFAVQGLAESIRPELAKKNIRVITICPPGVDTPFYINNGKSRRREFRLHSAQKIARMIIRACENEKRELLPTLDAKLLHVLSFFMPGVMDWAIAKVKKV; encoded by the coding sequence ATGAACTTTGAGGGGAAAGTGGTTATTGTCACAGGCGCGTCGAGTGGCATTGGTTATGAACTGGCTCTGCAATTGGCGCAAAAAAAAGCCAAGGTCGTCTTGGTGGCTCGGCGAGAAAATTTATTGGATTCCTTGGCCCAAAAAATCCGGCAAGAGGGTGGGGTGGCCTTGCCTATTGCGATGGATGTGTCACGCCGGTTTCAAGTGGAGATGATGGTTCAGCGCACGGTTTCAGAGATGGGGCGGTTGGATGTGCTTATCAACAATGCGGGTATTTCTCCTGCCAAAGGCACCCTTTTAGAGAACAGTGAGGAGGATGTTCGTCGGACCATGGACGTTAATTTCATGGGGGGACTGTACGGTGTTTGGGCCTCGGCTCCGCACATTGAAAAATCTGGTGGCGGACAAATTGTTTTTGTCTCCTCGATCGTTGGAAAACGGGGGATTCCGTTTAATGCGGCCTATTGCGCATCAAAATTTGCCGTTCAAGGATTGGCGGAGTCCATTCGGCCAGAGTTGGCCAAGAAAAATATTCGTGTCATAACCATCTGCCCTCCAGGGGTCGACACCCCTTTTTATATTAATAATGGAAAATCTCGACGGCGTGAATTTCGACTTCATTCCGCTCAAAAAATTGCACGTATGATTATTCGGGCCTGTGAAAATGAAAAAAGAGAGCTGCTGCCGACACTGGACGCTAAGTTGTTGCACGTGCTTTCTTTTTTTATGCCAGGCGTGATGGATTGGGCCATTGCCAAAGTCAAAAAAGTCTAA
- the valS gene encoding Valine--tRNA ligase codes for MTESIASTYDPKIVESRWYDVWDKAGYFQPAKEGKPYVIVIPPPNVTGSLHMGHALNSTIQDILIRYRRMRGFAALWVPGTDHGGIATQNVVEKLLMKENKTRHDLGREKFMERMWAWRKEAGDNILNQSKRLGASMDLSRSRFTMDEQCSRAVRKAFVELYHRKLLYRGKRLVNWCPRCSTALADIEVEHNETQGSLWHIRYPLAEKLAEIRTTSKKGKANPVLEQGYIIVATTRPETLLGDTAVAVHPKDKRYKELIGSMIRLPISGRTIPVIADDVVDQSFGSGAVKVTPAHDPTDFEIAERSKLSHVTVIGFDGRMTETAGAEYAGLDRFEARKKVVEELEKTGALDKVEDYRLSVSVCYRCDSVVEPLESEQWFLSMSAMAKKAREANKKGKVKIVPESWESPYQLWLRNLKDWCVSRQIWWGHRIPVWTCENKKCEPIVSMEDPTRCPTCQGSSLEQDPDVLDTWFSSALWPFSVFGWPDETPDLKRFFPTQTLVTGHEILYLWVARMVMFGLEFLEKSPFQHVLIHGIVRDKKGRKMSKSLGNVIDPLELIEEFGADAVRFSLAQSAAPGRDMQISKENFVSARNFSNKIWNATRFVLMRLGGMGSISPVLPKTPGLELPDRWILHRFNQMVRETTESIEHFDLDAASRGLYDFFWGDYCSWYLEMVKPRVDRENFSDYPCTAESTQAAKNVLAMVLEGTLKLLHPFIPFLTEELWEKIPKTENSKNKHMMMSQWPEVIEGFDDSPSAASLTTLQEIITKLRTIRSEMGIPPTQSIEVLIKEGTQETADLIRKNEVILKCLNSRVGKISISKDMVRPKASAVAVVPGANLFVPLEGLIDFSKERTRLEKELLKLRQDAEKLSKKMSNQDFISHAPQEEVEKAKGRLDETHDRIKHLEGNIATLS; via the coding sequence ATGACCGAATCCATTGCCTCCACATATGATCCAAAAATCGTCGAGTCCCGTTGGTATGACGTATGGGACAAGGCCGGTTATTTTCAACCCGCCAAAGAAGGGAAACCCTACGTCATTGTCATTCCTCCGCCGAATGTCACGGGCTCTCTTCATATGGGCCATGCCTTAAATTCCACCATCCAAGATATTCTGATTCGTTATCGTCGTATGCGAGGGTTTGCCGCGCTTTGGGTTCCGGGTACCGACCATGGCGGCATTGCCACCCAAAATGTTGTTGAAAAATTGTTGATGAAAGAAAATAAAACTCGCCATGACCTGGGTCGAGAAAAATTTATGGAACGCATGTGGGCCTGGAGAAAAGAAGCAGGCGACAACATTTTAAACCAATCCAAGCGATTGGGAGCGTCCATGGATTTATCTCGCTCCCGGTTTACCATGGACGAACAATGTTCCCGCGCTGTTCGAAAGGCCTTTGTGGAGCTTTATCACCGCAAATTGCTTTACCGGGGAAAACGGTTGGTGAATTGGTGTCCGCGTTGTAGTACCGCTCTTGCCGATATTGAAGTGGAGCATAATGAGACACAAGGGTCCCTTTGGCACATTCGTTATCCTTTGGCGGAAAAACTCGCGGAAATCCGAACCACCTCCAAAAAAGGAAAGGCAAATCCAGTTCTGGAGCAGGGGTATATTATTGTGGCCACCACACGGCCTGAAACTCTGTTGGGGGACACCGCTGTGGCTGTTCATCCCAAAGACAAGCGTTACAAAGAGCTGATTGGCTCCATGATTAGGTTGCCGATTTCAGGCAGAACGATTCCTGTTATCGCAGATGACGTGGTAGACCAAAGTTTTGGATCGGGGGCGGTCAAAGTCACCCCCGCCCATGATCCCACTGATTTTGAAATTGCCGAAAGGTCCAAATTGTCGCACGTGACGGTGATTGGATTTGATGGTCGAATGACTGAAACCGCTGGTGCGGAGTATGCGGGTTTGGACCGTTTTGAGGCCCGGAAAAAAGTGGTGGAAGAATTAGAGAAAACCGGGGCGCTCGACAAAGTGGAAGATTACCGGCTATCGGTGTCGGTTTGTTACCGGTGTGACTCGGTGGTGGAGCCACTGGAATCGGAACAATGGTTTCTTTCCATGTCCGCCATGGCAAAAAAAGCGCGCGAGGCCAATAAAAAAGGGAAAGTCAAAATTGTCCCGGAGAGTTGGGAAAGTCCTTATCAGTTGTGGCTTAGAAATTTGAAGGATTGGTGTGTTTCCCGGCAGATTTGGTGGGGGCACCGCATTCCCGTGTGGACATGCGAAAACAAAAAGTGTGAACCCATCGTTTCAATGGAAGACCCCACTCGATGTCCAACCTGCCAGGGATCTTCTCTTGAGCAAGATCCCGATGTGTTGGATACATGGTTTTCTTCCGCGCTTTGGCCATTTTCGGTTTTCGGTTGGCCTGATGAAACCCCAGATCTAAAAAGATTTTTCCCCACTCAAACTCTTGTGACTGGCCATGAAATCCTCTATTTATGGGTGGCCCGCATGGTGATGTTTGGACTTGAGTTTTTGGAAAAATCTCCCTTTCAGCATGTGTTGATTCATGGGATTGTTCGAGATAAAAAAGGGCGCAAGATGTCCAAATCTTTGGGGAATGTCATTGATCCCTTAGAATTGATTGAGGAATTCGGGGCTGACGCCGTTCGGTTTTCCTTGGCTCAATCGGCCGCCCCTGGACGAGACATGCAGATTTCAAAAGAAAATTTTGTTTCTGCACGAAATTTTTCCAATAAAATTTGGAATGCCACACGGTTTGTTCTGATGCGTTTGGGGGGAATGGGCTCTATTTCCCCGGTGCTTCCCAAGACGCCGGGTCTGGAATTGCCGGACCGATGGATTCTTCACCGGTTTAATCAGATGGTTCGAGAGACCACCGAATCCATTGAACATTTTGATTTGGATGCGGCTTCCCGAGGACTCTATGACTTCTTTTGGGGGGATTATTGTTCTTGGTATTTGGAAATGGTCAAGCCTCGTGTCGACCGTGAAAATTTTTCAGACTATCCTTGTACCGCGGAGTCGACTCAAGCGGCCAAAAATGTCTTGGCGATGGTTTTGGAGGGCACGTTAAAACTTCTCCATCCTTTTATTCCTTTTCTTACAGAAGAGCTCTGGGAAAAAATCCCCAAAACTGAGAATTCTAAAAACAAGCACATGATGATGTCGCAATGGCCGGAAGTTATTGAAGGTTTCGACGATTCGCCCTCGGCTGCCTCATTGACCACGCTGCAAGAAATAATTACGAAATTACGAACCATCCGAAGTGAGATGGGGATTCCTCCGACCCAATCCATAGAAGTTTTGATTAAGGAAGGAACGCAAGAAACTGCAGATTTGATTAGAAAAAATGAGGTTATTCTCAAATGTTTGAACAGCCGCGTTGGGAAAATATCGATCAGTAAAGATATGGTTCGTCCCAAAGCCTCCGCTGTGGCAGTCGTTCCAGGCGCCAACTTGTTTGTGCCGTTGGAAGGGTTGATTGATTTTTCAAAAGAAAGAACCCGCCTTGAAAAAGAGCTTTTGAAGCTCAGGCAGGATGCGGAAAAACTTTCAAAAAAGATGTCGAACCAAGATTTTATTTCTCATGCCCCTCAAGAAGAGGTGGAAAAAGCCAAGGGACGCTTGGACGAAACCCACGACCGTATCAAACATCTCGAAGGAAATATTGCGACCCTTTCTTAA
- the groS_2 gene encoding 10 kDa chaperonin: MADAVLTGVKISPLGDRVLVRPADKGEARKSGIIIPDTAKEKPQEGKVVAVGKGKVTDEGKVLPMEVKVGDMILYGKYSGTEIKLDDQDHLILHQDDILGIVSK; this comes from the coding sequence ATGGCGGATGCGGTATTAACAGGAGTCAAGATTAGTCCGCTCGGTGATCGAGTTCTCGTTCGCCCAGCAGATAAAGGTGAAGCACGGAAAAGCGGCATTATCATTCCAGATACGGCGAAAGAAAAGCCCCAGGAAGGAAAAGTTGTGGCCGTTGGAAAAGGCAAAGTGACAGATGAAGGAAAAGTTCTCCCGATGGAAGTCAAAGTCGGCGACATGATCCTTTACGGAAAATACTCTGGAACAGAAATCAAATTGGACGACCAGGACCATCTCATTCTTCATCAAGATGACATCCTCGGTATCGTTTCGAAATAA